In Uranotaenia lowii strain MFRU-FL chromosome 2, ASM2978415v1, whole genome shotgun sequence, one genomic interval encodes:
- the LOC129743914 gene encoding zinc finger protein 791-like — MTADISSNSCRLCLAEDDVLWPLFDGVENNLAQKVHSCTSISISNVEGVPSAICEICKSKLIICDQFIRQCIKTDQKIRTAFAKQFSVNSTTCASIPGTSLLEIELIPSVEHGMKKAQTEQSTYLIEIAEKLNNPSDIQETVIECVENEQGLSVIEPESISFHETEQNLPAKDGSQDSKINPKPFKDAVKSKNKSKSKPGICKICNTKQLNMKQHMTVHSGERKHVCPYCQKAFAQMGNFKCHLNIHTGYKPYQCSDCDKAFGDPTALKLHKINHDPDSTKFVCEICEASFKYRHSLQSHIRSHNNDRRHVCGYCEKAFITSSALKKHNRTHTGERPYQCDQCPKSFASSGNLLAHKITHAPNRQYQCHACDAAFAYKTVLQHHLKVHEQQQ; from the exons ATGACTGCAGATATTTCAAGTAATTCATGCCGATTGTGTTTGGCCGAGGATGATGTGTTGTGGCCTTTATTTGACGGTGTGGAGAACAATTTGGCTCAGAAAGTGCATTCTTGCACCTCGATTTCG atttCTAATGTTGAAGGAGTACCATCAGCAATATGCGAAATTTGTAAATCTAAGCTCATCATTTGTGATCAGTTCATAAGGCAATGCATCAAAACGGACCAAAAAATTAGAACTGCTTTCGCTAAACAGTTCAGCGTAAATTCGACAACGTGTGCGTCTATTCCAGGAACATCCTTATTGGAAATTGAACTTATTCCTTCTGTAgaacatggcatgaaaaaagcCCAAACAGAACAATCTACGTATTTGATAGAGATTGCCGAAAAACTGAACAATCCTTCTGATATACAAGAAACAGTTATAGAATGTGTAGAAAATGAACAAGGCCTATCAGTTATAGAACCGGAATCGATAAGTTTTCATGAAACTGAGCAGAATCTTCCTGCTAAAGATGGAAGTCAGGATTCAAAAATTAATCCAAAACCTTTCAAGGATGCCgttaaatcgaaaaataaatctaaatccaAGCCTGGTATCTGTAAAATTTGTAACACAAAACAGTTGAACATGAAGCAACATATGACGGTACATTCGGGAGAAAGAAAGCATGTTTGCCCGTATTGTCAGAAAGCATTCGCTCAGATGGGTAACTTTAAGTGTCATCTCAACATTCACACCGGATATAAACCTTATCAGTGCAGCGACTGTGATAAAGCCTTTGGCGATCCGACTGCACTGAAACTTCACAAG ATAAACCACGATCCAGACAGTACGAAATTCGTTTGCGAAATTTGCGAAGCGTCCTTCAAATATCGACATTCGCTTCAATCTCACATACGCAGTCATAACAACGACCGGAGGCATGTATGCGGCTATTGCGAAAAGGCTTTCATCACCAG TTCCGCCCTGAAAAAGCACAACCGAACGCACACCGGGGAACGACCGTACCAGTGTGACCAGTGTCCCAAGTCATTCGCTTCTTCCGGAAATCTGCTGGCGCACAAAATCACCCACGCGCCAAACCGCCAATACCAGTGCCACGCTTGTGATGCCGCATTCGCCTACAAGACTGTGCTTCAGCATCATCTTAAAGTTCACGAACAACAACAATAG